In one Leptidea sinapis chromosome 25, ilLepSina1.1, whole genome shotgun sequence genomic region, the following are encoded:
- the LOC126971965 gene encoding ras-related protein Rab-2A has product MAYAYLFKYIIIGDTGVGKSCLLLQFTDKRFQPVHDLTIGVEFGARMITIDGKQIKLQIWDTAGQEAFRSITRSYYRGAAGALLVYDITRRDTFNHLTTWLEDARQHSNSNMVIMLIGNKSDLESRREVKKEEGEAFAREHGLVFMETSAKTAANVEEAFINTAKEIYEKIQEGVFDINNEANGIKIGPQHSTGAGAGAGGAGAGGAAGGGCC; this is encoded by the exons atggctTACGCCTACTTGTTTAAGTATATCATCATCGGTGACACAG GTGTCGGTAAATCCTGCTTGCTGCTACAGTTTACAGACAAGAGATTTCAACCAGTTCATGACCTTACTATAGGAGTTGAATTTGGAGCTCGCATGATCACAATTGATGGGAAACAAATCAAACTGCAAATTTGGGACACAGCAGGACAGGAAGCTTTCAG GTCCATCACCAGATCGTACTACCGAGGTGCGGCGGGTGCCCTATTAGTGTACGACATAACAAGACGAGACACATTCAACCACTTGACAACATGGCTAGAAGATGCCAGACAACATTCCAACTCCAATATGGTCATTATGCTCATCGGAAATAAGAG CGATCTTGAGTCACGGCGTGAAGTAAAGAAAGAGGAAGGCGAAGCATTTGCTCGCGAACACGGCCTTGTATTTATGGAAACTTCTGCAAAGACTGCTGCAAACGTCGAGGAAGCCTTCATCAACACTGCTAAAGAGATCTACGAGAAGATCCAGGAAGGAGTCTTCGATATTAATAATGAG GCGAATGGCATTAAAATCGGGCCCCAGCATTCGACGGGGGCGGGAGCGGGGGCGGGCGGGgccggcgcgggcggcgcgGCCGGCGGCGGCTGTTGTTAG